ATCCCAAGGATTTCATCTTCATGTGAAGCCGCGAATTCATGGAGCAGGAGTGACTGTTCAAGCCAGCGCGGGTAGTGGTCCCGCTCGACAAAATGAATCGGATAGTTGGGCACAAGCCCGCGACCGGTATCGATCAAAGTTGAATCAAATTCATTTAAGAAAAGATTACCCTCAAGATAATAACGCGACGTCGTTAATCGCAGACCGCTGCCGTCATCGAACCGGTTAAAGCCCTGAACTAAACCCTTGCCGAAGGTAGTATCTCCAACCAGAATCGCCCGGTTGTTTTGCTTTAAAGCGCCTGCGACAATTTCTGAGGCCGATGCCGAGCCTTGATCTACCAGCACAGCCATAGGCAGGCCGTCGGTTTTGTCATCGTCGGTCGCCTCATATTGTTCGCTGTTCCAGCGTGAACGCCCCTGTGTCCCAACAATAAGTTTGCCGTCTTCGAGAAAGAGGTCCGCAGTTTTGTACGCTTCGTATAATTGTCCGCCGGGGTTTCCTCTCAGGTCGAGAATAATTCCGAGACTTCGCTTTGGTCGTTTGGTGATAAGCGAGTCAATGGCGGCCTCTACTGATTCAGAGGCGCCGGCATCGAAATCCAACAATCGAATATAGACCATCGAATCCGGTGTGTATCCTGCAAATGGAATATGGAGCAGTTCTAATTTACGGCGTGTGATGTCGATTTCGGTAGTATCTCCGCTTACCGGCCTCAGGACGGATAACTTGACCTCGGTGCCATCTGGCCCACGGAGATAGTCGCTTGCCCGGACAATTGGCACTGTGTTAAGATGAATTGAATCAGCTTTGAGAATAATATCGCCGCTCAATACGCCGCGCTCGGCAGCCGGGCCACCTTCGCGAACCGACATAATCAGAAGTCCGCGGTCATCGCCGACCACACTCACACCAATTCCGCTGTATGCGCCGGTCCGCTCCTCGTCTATTTGTTCAAATTGATGAATATCGACATAACCCGAATAGCGATCCAAATCAGCCATCATTCCCTGCACGGCTTGATCGAACATCCTGTCCCAGTCCAAACTTCCCGGATATTGAGAGTCAAGGGCAAGCGCGGTACGGGTAAATTTAAAGGCAACTTGAAGCGATTTATCGCTGACCGTATAAATGCCCATCGCGCCGCTCAGAAGCACAATAAGAACCATAAAGATTGAAGAAATCACAAACTCACGGCGTAGAGATTTAGCAGTTCGAGTCATGCGAGATGGAGTTTTCGTTTCACGTGGGCGAGGACCTCTTCATAAACTGTATCAGGCGGCTGAGTGGTATCAATCACTTTTACTCGGCGAGGATCGGATTCGGCAATTTTCAAAAAACCTTTTCTGACGCGGCCAAAAAAGGACTTGGATTCGGCTTCGAGACGGTCAAGTTCCCGTCCTCGTCTGCTCAAGGCGGTCTTGAGGTCGACATTAAAAATAAAGGTCAAATCCGGTTTGAGATTTGACGAGGCAAATAGATTAAGCAGGGTGATCATTTCCAAATTTAATTTACGTCCGTATCCCTGATAAGCTGTCGTAGAATCATAAAATCGGTCACAGATGACAATTTCGCCGCTTTTCAAAGCCGGAACAATCTCTCGCTCGACCAAATCAGCGCGAGCCGCTTGGTAGAGAAGGAGTTCCGATACAGGCGAGACAATCGAAGATTTATCGAGCAGAATCTGGCGGATTTTCTCGGCCGTTGGAGTAGAGCCCGGCTCACGCACCAATTTGACTTTTGTTTCCCGTGAAACAAAATAGGTTTCGAGCCGAGAGGCCTGGGTTGACTTCCCGCAACCATCGATTCCCTCGAAAGTTATAAGGTAACCACGTGACCGAACAGGGGATTTTTTAGTCATACATTCTCACGTAAATAAAAACCGGCGATTGTCATCGCCGGTTAAAGTATATCAAAGCCATCCTCACAGACAGCGATTTTTTTTGAGACTACTTTTTCTTGCGCACTACCCGTTTGGCAGGTTTGGCTGTAACTGCTGCAGTTGCGCGCGCCGCCGGCTTTTTGGCCGCGATTTTCATCGGCATCTTCTTTTTCTTCTGGCCAGTCTGTTTCCAGCCGTATTTGGCGATAAAGTCCTCGGTCATACGGCGGGCCACATCATCAGGAAACTGCACCGGCGGGGACTTTTTAAAATACGATGACGGTTCGACCAGCGCGCCGCCGATTTTGTTATCGAGAGCAA
This genomic interval from Candidatus Zixiibacteriota bacterium contains the following:
- the tmk gene encoding dTMP kinase — translated: MTKKSPVRSRGYLITFEGIDGCGKSTQASRLETYFVSRETKVKLVREPGSTPTAEKIRQILLDKSSIVSPVSELLLYQAARADLVEREIVPALKSGEIVICDRFYDSTTAYQGYGRKLNLEMITLLNLFASSNLKPDLTFIFNVDLKTALSRRGRELDRLEAESKSFFGRVRKGFLKIAESDPRRVKVIDTTQPPDTVYEEVLAHVKRKLHLA
- a CDS encoding S41 family peptidase; the protein is MTRTAKSLRREFVISSIFMVLIVLLSGAMGIYTVSDKSLQVAFKFTRTALALDSQYPGSLDWDRMFDQAVQGMMADLDRYSGYVDIHQFEQIDEERTGAYSGIGVSVVGDDRGLLIMSVREGGPAAERGVLSGDIILKADSIHLNTVPIVRASDYLRGPDGTEVKLSVLRPVSGDTTEIDITRRKLELLHIPFAGYTPDSMVYIRLLDFDAGASESVEAAIDSLITKRPKRSLGIILDLRGNPGGQLYEAYKTADLFLEDGKLIVGTQGRSRWNSEQYEATDDDKTDGLPMAVLVDQGSASASEIVAGALKQNNRAILVGDTTFGKGLVQGFNRFDDGSGLRLTTSRYYLEGNLFLNEFDSTLIDTGRGLVPNYPIHFVERDHYPRWLEQSLLLHEFAASHEDEILGISQGFSLGDEWVQRFNAFLGEEKAFYRSLQSEQAQLMADLAIFEGQSAKVRRAITELANISLAHDSLSAKYYGNYITMRLAQLAWERKFGTSRAYSEVTIRQKPEIAYASQLLRERKR